The following coding sequences are from one Streptosporangiales bacterium window:
- a CDS encoding sensor histidine kinase, which translates to MRQIAALAVLAVLILVALGVAWWLARRRRRDLGTPAERAAYETLHQASLAAPPLRGGLTPTGSAKSVRHLRSLLGAAAVAIADDRQVLAWDGGGDRHAADVVGHVRPVLDDGAPVVLGPDQVACADSTCPVRYAVLAPLTTDDRVVGVLAAFGQEASAGLVRAVSEVARWVSTQLDLAELDGSRMRLAEAEVRALRAQISPHFIYNSLNVIASFVRTDPERARELLLEFADFTRYSFRTHGDFTTLAEELRSVERYLLLERARFGDRLQVTLRIAPEVLPVAVPFLCLQPLVENAVRHGLQAKPGGGHITILGDDKGTECLISIEDDGVGMDPDHVRRALTGDSTGDSTGLANVDERLRQVYGDEYGLTVETAQQAGTKVSVRLPKYHPGVHAGL; encoded by the coding sequence ATGCGGCAGATCGCGGCGTTGGCGGTGCTCGCCGTCCTGATCCTCGTCGCGCTCGGCGTCGCCTGGTGGCTCGCCAGGCGACGCCGTCGCGACCTGGGCACGCCGGCGGAGCGCGCGGCGTACGAGACGCTGCACCAGGCGTCGCTCGCCGCGCCGCCACTGCGCGGCGGGCTCACGCCGACCGGCTCTGCGAAGTCTGTCCGCCACCTCCGGTCGCTGCTCGGCGCCGCTGCCGTGGCGATCGCCGATGACCGGCAGGTGCTCGCGTGGGACGGCGGCGGCGACCGGCACGCCGCCGACGTCGTCGGTCACGTACGGCCGGTACTCGACGACGGCGCGCCCGTCGTCCTCGGACCCGACCAGGTGGCGTGCGCCGACTCGACCTGCCCGGTGCGGTACGCGGTTCTCGCGCCGCTGACGACGGACGACCGCGTCGTCGGCGTGCTCGCGGCGTTCGGTCAGGAGGCGTCGGCAGGTCTCGTCCGCGCCGTCTCCGAGGTCGCGCGGTGGGTGAGCACGCAGCTCGACCTGGCCGAGCTCGACGGGTCGCGCATGCGCCTCGCCGAGGCCGAGGTGCGGGCGCTGCGCGCGCAGATCTCACCGCACTTCATCTACAACTCCCTCAACGTGATCGCGTCGTTCGTCAGGACCGACCCGGAGCGCGCTCGCGAGCTGCTGCTGGAGTTCGCGGACTTCACGCGCTACTCGTTCCGCACCCACGGCGACTTCACCACGCTCGCCGAGGAGCTGCGGTCGGTGGAGCGCTACCTGCTGCTCGAACGCGCGCGGTTCGGCGACCGGCTGCAGGTCACGTTGCGCATCGCGCCCGAGGTGCTGCCGGTCGCCGTGCCGTTCCTCTGCCTGCAGCCACTCGTCGAGAACGCCGTACGTCACGGACTGCAGGCGAAGCCGGGGGGCGGGCACATCACGATCCTCGGCGACGACAAGGGCACCGAGTGCCTCATCAGCATCGAGGACGACGGGGTGGGGATGGACCCCGACCACGTACGCCGCGCCCTCACCGGCGACTCGACCGGCGACTCGACCGGTCTCGCGAACGTCGACGAACGCCTGCGCCAGGTGTACGGCGACGAGTACGGCCTGACCGTCGAGACCGCGCAGCAGGCGGGGACCAAGGTCAGCGTTCGGCTGCCCAAGTACCACCCGGGAGTCCACGCCGGCCTGTGA
- a CDS encoding response regulator, which produces MAISAPASYARGMLDVLVVDDEPPALAELSYLLEREPGIGVVRTAGSADEALRQLDRSPVDVLFLDIHLPGLSGLELARILGRFRTPPAIVFVTAYEEHAVDAFELNAVDYLLKPIRGERLTEAVRRATSAGNSHEGHADAEETVPVELAGVTRFVSVGEVRYVEAHGDYARLHTTHGSPLIRVPLATLEERWRRAGFVRIHRSILVAVAHIDEIRFDAGRAVVVVAGTPLQVSRRHTRELRELLRRRAAGTTR; this is translated from the coding sequence ATGGCCATTTCCGCACCGGCGTCGTACGCTCGCGGAATGCTCGACGTGTTGGTGGTCGACGACGAACCCCCCGCCCTCGCCGAGCTCAGCTATCTGCTGGAGCGCGAGCCCGGCATCGGGGTGGTACGCACCGCCGGATCGGCCGACGAGGCACTGCGGCAGCTCGACCGCTCTCCCGTCGACGTCCTGTTCCTCGACATCCACCTGCCGGGTCTCAGCGGCCTGGAGCTCGCCCGCATCCTCGGCAGGTTCCGCACCCCGCCGGCCATCGTGTTCGTCACGGCGTACGAGGAGCACGCCGTCGACGCGTTCGAGCTGAACGCCGTCGACTACCTGCTGAAGCCGATCCGGGGTGAACGCCTCACCGAGGCCGTCCGGCGCGCGACGTCCGCCGGCAACAGCCACGAGGGGCACGCCGACGCGGAGGAGACCGTCCCCGTCGAGCTTGCCGGGGTCACGAGGTTCGTCTCCGTCGGCGAGGTGCGCTACGTCGAGGCGCACGGCGACTACGCGCGCCTCCACACGACGCACGGCAGCCCGCTGATCCGCGTCCCGCTGGCGACGCTGGAGGAGCGGTGGCGGCGTGCGGGCTTCGTCCGCATCCACCGCAGCATCCTCGTGGCCGTCGCGCACATCGACGAGATCAGGTTCGACGCCGGTCGCGCCGTCGTCGTGGTCGCGGGCACGCCGCTCCAGGTCAGCAGGAGGCACACCCGGGAGCTGCGCGAGCTGCTCAGGCGTCGCGC
- a CDS encoding MFS transporter, translated as MARFLHISTFGPLATNEELGEDRRVTQASPPRASALPPPRPRRPRVHRAWIIAGISFLALVGAAGFRATPGVLIDPLNEQFGWSYGMISVAISVNLALYGLTAPFAAALMERFGMRRVVAGALTLVSAGSGLTLFMNASWQLVLCWGVLVGLGTGSMALAFVATVVDRWFVERRGLVTGVLTAGSATGQLVFLPLVAVLVERYGWQTAAMTVSCTALAVVPLVVWLMRDRPEDVGTTKYGAKEPAGAALPPVTQVRRRGGAAGRALGALSSAARTRTFWLLAGTFAICGASTNGLIGTHFVPAAHDHGMPVTMAASLLAVIGIFDLVGTIASGWFTDRLDSRKLLGIYYALRGISLLFLPILLADTVQPPMLFFIVFYGLDWVATVPPTVALCREHFGADGPIVFGWVLASHQVGAGMIALGAGLVRDHLGAYDHAFHAAGILCTVAAVMSLVIRRRKRDPVPATT; from the coding sequence ATGGCCCGATTCTTGCACATCTCGACCTTCGGGCCACTCGCCACCAACGAGGAACTCGGGGAGGATCGACGGGTGACCCAGGCCTCCCCTCCGCGCGCCTCCGCCCTCCCGCCGCCGCGTCCGCGACGCCCGCGCGTGCACCGCGCCTGGATCATCGCCGGGATCTCCTTCCTCGCGCTCGTCGGCGCGGCCGGGTTCCGGGCGACCCCCGGCGTCCTGATCGACCCGCTCAACGAGCAGTTCGGCTGGTCGTACGGCATGATCTCCGTGGCCATCTCGGTCAACCTCGCGCTGTACGGGCTGACGGCGCCGTTCGCCGCGGCCCTGATGGAACGCTTCGGCATGCGCCGGGTCGTCGCCGGCGCCCTCACCCTGGTCTCGGCCGGCAGCGGCCTCACCCTGTTCATGAACGCCAGCTGGCAGCTCGTCCTGTGCTGGGGCGTCCTGGTCGGCCTCGGCACGGGGTCGATGGCGCTGGCGTTCGTCGCCACCGTCGTCGACCGGTGGTTCGTCGAACGCCGCGGGCTGGTCACGGGCGTCCTCACGGCCGGCAGCGCGACCGGGCAGCTCGTCTTCCTCCCCCTCGTCGCCGTCCTCGTCGAGCGGTACGGCTGGCAGACCGCGGCCATGACCGTGTCGTGCACGGCCCTCGCCGTCGTCCCGCTCGTCGTGTGGCTGATGCGCGACCGGCCGGAGGACGTCGGCACCACGAAGTACGGAGCGAAGGAGCCCGCCGGCGCCGCGTTGCCGCCGGTCACCCAGGTGCGCCGGCGGGGCGGTGCAGCGGGCCGCGCGCTCGGCGCGCTCTCCTCTGCCGCGCGCACCCGGACGTTCTGGCTGCTCGCCGGCACGTTCGCCATCTGCGGCGCGAGCACCAACGGCCTGATCGGCACGCATTTCGTGCCCGCCGCCCACGACCACGGCATGCCCGTCACCATGGCCGCGAGCCTGCTCGCGGTGATCGGCATCTTCGACCTCGTCGGCACGATCGCGTCCGGCTGGTTCACCGACCGGTTGGACTCGCGCAAGCTGCTGGGCATCTACTACGCGCTGCGCGGCATCTCACTGCTCTTCCTGCCGATCCTGCTCGCCGACACCGTGCAACCGCCGATGCTGTTCTTCATCGTCTTCTACGGCCTCGACTGGGTGGCGACGGTACCGCCGACGGTCGCCCTGTGCCGGGAGCACTTCGGCGCCGACGGCCCGATCGTGTTCGGCTGGGTACTCGCCTCGCACCAGGTCGGCGCCGGCATGATCGCGCTCGGCGCCGGACTCGTCCGCGACCACCTCGGCGCGTACGACCACGCGTTCCACGCCGCCGGCATCCTCTGCACGGTGGCGGCCGTGATGTCGCTGGTCATCCGTCGCCGCAAGCGCGACCCCGTCCCGGCCACCACCTGA
- the actP gene encoding cation/acetate symporter ActP encodes MSSFCPSDDNAVLPGSCHGHTRTARALRRLGREGSARGVRAPARERGLRAAAQGLPRVRLPGDAGVPRLVHALRPPGELRPRLHVDPPRRQSHQHRADLRAAAVRVDVRHRLDVLAQGESRLRPARREAQEAVRRRARRDPGGGEVVSSQAITFVLFAAVVLATLIITAVAGSRTHGALDFYAGGRQFSGFQNGLAISGDYMSAASFLGISGAIALSGYDGFLYSVGFLVAWLVALLLVAELLRNTGRYTMGDVLSFRMRQRPVRTAAGVSTIVVSIFYLLAQMTGAGALVGLLIGASTPLAKNTTIIVVGILMILYVTIGGMKGTTWVQIVKAVLLMAGTLLIAILVLAHFKFNLSTLLGTAAEQSGKGSAFIEPGLKYGVSFTSKIDFISLGLALVLGTAGLPHILMRFYTVPTAKAARKSVVWAIGLIGAFYLMTLALGFGAAALVNADDMDEAGNLASPLLAEVVGGGEGSFGGSLLLAFISSVAFATILAVVAGLTLTSSSSFAHDLWANVIRRGRTSERQEVIVARVSALVIGAIAIVLALFTQTLNVAFLVALAFCVAASGNLPCILYSLFWKRFNTRGATWSIYGGLLVCVLLVVFSPTVSGDPKAMFPDASFAWFPLPNPGIVSIPAGFLFGWLGTITSSEPKAEAKHVELEVRSLTGSGAH; translated from the coding sequence ATGTCATCTTTCTGCCCGAGCGACGACAATGCCGTCCTGCCCGGGAGCTGCCATGGCCACACGAGAACCGCCCGTGCCCTTCGACGACTCGGACGAGAGGGCAGTGCACGAGGTGTACGTGCGCCTGCACGCGAGCGAGGACTTCGTGCGGCTGCGCAGGGTCTTCCGCGCGTTCGTCTTCCCGGTGACGCTGGCGTTCCTCGTCTGGTACATGCTCTACGTCCTCCTGGCGAACTACGCCCACGACTTCATGTCGATCCGCCTCGGCGGCAGTCACATCAACATCGCGCTGATCTTCGGGCTGCTGCAGTTCGTGTCGACGTTCGTCATCGCCTGGATGTACTCGCGCAAGGCGAATCGCGACTTCGACCCGCTCGCCGAGAAGCTCAAGAAGCGGTACGACGACGAGCTCGCCGAGATCCAGGAGGAGGAGAAGTCGTGAGCAGTCAGGCCATCACCTTCGTCCTCTTCGCCGCTGTCGTCCTCGCGACCCTGATCATCACCGCGGTCGCGGGCAGCCGTACCCACGGGGCACTCGACTTCTACGCCGGTGGCCGCCAGTTCTCCGGCTTCCAGAACGGGCTGGCGATCTCCGGCGACTACATGTCCGCGGCGTCGTTCCTCGGCATCTCGGGCGCGATCGCGCTCTCCGGCTACGACGGCTTCCTGTACTCCGTCGGGTTCCTCGTCGCCTGGCTGGTCGCCCTGCTGCTCGTCGCCGAGCTGCTGCGCAACACCGGGCGCTACACGATGGGCGACGTGCTGTCGTTCCGGATGCGCCAGCGTCCGGTGCGCACGGCCGCGGGCGTGTCGACCATCGTCGTCTCGATCTTCTACCTGCTCGCGCAGATGACCGGCGCGGGCGCGCTCGTCGGTCTCCTCATCGGTGCGAGCACGCCGCTGGCGAAGAACACGACGATCATCGTGGTCGGCATCCTGATGATCCTCTACGTGACCATCGGTGGCATGAAGGGCACCACCTGGGTGCAGATCGTCAAGGCCGTGCTGCTGATGGCCGGCACGCTGCTGATCGCGATCCTCGTGCTCGCCCACTTCAAGTTCAACCTGTCCACCCTGCTCGGCACCGCGGCGGAACAGAGCGGCAAGGGCAGCGCGTTCATCGAACCGGGGTTGAAGTACGGCGTGTCGTTCACGTCGAAGATCGACTTCATCAGCCTGGGCCTCGCGCTCGTCCTCGGCACCGCGGGCCTGCCGCACATCCTGATGCGCTTCTACACGGTGCCGACGGCGAAGGCGGCACGCAAGTCCGTGGTCTGGGCGATCGGCTTGATCGGCGCGTTCTACCTGATGACGCTCGCCCTCGGGTTCGGTGCCGCGGCCCTCGTCAACGCCGACGACATGGACGAGGCGGGCAACCTCGCGTCGCCGCTGCTCGCCGAGGTCGTCGGCGGCGGTGAAGGGTCGTTCGGCGGCTCGCTGCTGCTGGCGTTCATCTCCTCGGTGGCGTTCGCGACGATCCTCGCGGTGGTCGCGGGACTGACGCTCACCTCGTCGTCGTCGTTCGCGCACGACCTGTGGGCCAACGTCATCCGTCGCGGCCGCACCAGCGAGCGGCAGGAGGTCATCGTCGCCCGGGTGTCCGCGCTCGTCATCGGCGCGATCGCCATCGTCCTGGCGCTGTTCACGCAGACGCTGAACGTCGCGTTCCTCGTGGCGCTCGCCTTCTGCGTCGCTGCGTCGGGCAACCTGCCGTGCATCCTCTACAGCCTGTTCTGGAAGCGGTTCAACACCCGCGGGGCGACGTGGAGCATCTACGGTGGTCTCCTCGTCTGCGTGCTGCTCGTGGTGTTCTCGCCGACGGTGTCGGGCGACCCGAAGGCGATGTTCCCCGACGCGAGCTTCGCCTGGTTCCCGCTGCCCAACCCCGGCATCGTGTCGATCCCCGCCGGCTTCCTGTTCGGCTGGCTCGGCACGATCACGTCGAGTGAGCCGAAGGCCGAGGCGAAGCACGTCGAGCTCGAGGTCAGGTCGCTCACCGGTTCCGGCGCGCACTGA
- a CDS encoding helix-turn-helix domain-containing protein, which translates to MSRDRRRQQALSSRRHRVVVLALDGVIPFELGIPSRIFGARLGESQETLYDVVTCAAVPGRVDTDIDVPLVVERGPEELATADTVVVPATHRQLPELTEGVLSDTVAETFAHLRPGTRVISICTASFIVAATGMLDGRRATTHWMHAARFQRLYPKVRVDPDVLFVDEGDVLTSAGVAAGLDLCLHVVRRDHGVTVANRIARQCVVPPWRDGGQAQYVEHLVREPAAPTTAAARAWALERLGDSLSLADLAEHAGMSVRSFTRRFRAEMGTSPGQWLTSQRVELARQLLEGTDLPVDSIARRAGFGTAASLRQHLGATLGVAPATYRRTFRPVVR; encoded by the coding sequence ATGTCGCGAGACCGCCGGAGGCAGCAGGCACTGTCGTCACGCCGCCACCGCGTCGTCGTGCTCGCGCTCGACGGCGTCATCCCGTTCGAGCTGGGCATCCCGTCGCGAATCTTCGGCGCCCGCCTCGGCGAGAGCCAGGAGACGCTGTACGACGTCGTCACCTGCGCGGCCGTACCCGGTCGCGTCGACACCGACATCGACGTCCCGCTCGTCGTGGAGCGTGGGCCCGAGGAGCTCGCCACCGCTGACACGGTCGTCGTCCCCGCGACGCACCGGCAGCTGCCCGAGCTGACCGAGGGCGTGCTCTCCGACACCGTGGCCGAGACGTTCGCCCACCTCCGTCCCGGCACGCGGGTCATCTCGATCTGCACCGCGTCGTTCATCGTCGCCGCGACGGGGATGCTCGACGGCCGACGCGCGACCACGCACTGGATGCACGCCGCGCGGTTCCAGCGGCTGTACCCGAAGGTTCGCGTCGACCCCGACGTGCTGTTCGTCGACGAGGGCGACGTGCTGACGTCCGCCGGCGTCGCGGCCGGGCTCGATCTCTGCCTGCACGTCGTCCGCCGCGACCACGGCGTCACCGTGGCCAACCGCATCGCGCGGCAGTGCGTCGTGCCGCCGTGGCGCGACGGTGGACAGGCGCAGTACGTCGAGCATCTCGTCCGCGAACCCGCCGCGCCGACGACGGCGGCCGCGCGCGCGTGGGCGCTGGAACGGCTGGGCGACTCCCTGTCCCTCGCCGATCTGGCGGAGCACGCCGGCATGAGCGTCCGGTCGTTCACCCGGCGGTTCAGGGCGGAGATGGGCACGAGCCCGGGTCAGTGGCTGACGTCGCAGCGCGTCGAGCTCGCCCGTCAGCTGCTCGAGGGCACCGACCTGCCGGTCGACTCGATCGCGCGACGGGCGGGCTTCGGCACGGCCGCGTCGTTGCGGCAGCACCTGGGCGCGACGCTCGGCGTCGCACCGGCGACGTACCGGCGCACGTTCCGTCCCGTCGTGCGGTAA